A single Verrucomicrobiia bacterium DNA region contains:
- a CDS encoding prepilin-type N-terminal cleavage/methylation domain-containing protein: MRSRQTSIRWKGFTLIELLVVIAIIAILAAMLLPALSRAKAKALQTSCMNNLQQIGLFMQFYTDDYNDIFPAHRNQGLATQDARASVNNWWGTSIATYGGSRSNLFHDPAFKGVRQDNGVSWKWNFDCHLVGYGYNGYFLGSHPYGASSITVGGIRFDTQPTFKRSAIHKPSENLLIADKQPYGYPPLWSSSLWWVSACMDPAVVASSSFPTYEGVEPKRHLGGAVMVFNDSHAEVRKSQNINPPANPADGSARALINSRYWDPLQRGGAQ, encoded by the coding sequence GTGAGGTCTCGCCAAACTTCGATTCGATGGAAGGGCTTCACGTTGATCGAGCTGCTGGTGGTGATCGCAATCATTGCGATCCTGGCCGCCATGCTATTGCCGGCGCTGTCGCGCGCCAAGGCCAAGGCGCTGCAGACATCCTGCATGAATAATTTGCAGCAAATTGGCCTGTTCATGCAGTTTTACACTGACGATTACAACGACATCTTTCCCGCTCATCGCAATCAAGGCCTCGCCACGCAGGATGCGCGCGCTTCGGTCAATAATTGGTGGGGAACGTCCATTGCCACTTATGGCGGCTCCCGGAGCAATCTGTTTCACGATCCCGCGTTCAAAGGCGTCCGTCAGGATAACGGCGTGAGTTGGAAGTGGAATTTTGACTGCCATCTGGTGGGGTATGGTTACAACGGTTATTTTCTGGGCAGCCATCCGTACGGAGCGAGTTCCATCACCGTGGGCGGAATTCGGTTCGATACCCAGCCGACCTTCAAACGAAGCGCCATCCACAAACCATCAGAAAATTTGTTGATTGCGGACAAACAGCCTTATGGTTATCCGCCGTTGTGGAGCAGTAGTCTGTGGTGGGTTTCCGCATGCATGGACCCTGCGGTGGTGGCCAGCAGCTCGTTCCCAACTTATGAGGGTGTGGAACCCAAGCGCCACCTGGGCGGTGCGGTGATGGTGTTCAACGACAGCCACGCTGAAGTTCGCAAAAGCCAAAATATCAATCCGCCTGCAAATCCGGCGGATGGTTCGGCTCGAGCCTTGATCAATTCGCGCTATTGGGATCCCTTGCAACGGGGCGGCGCCCAGTAG
- a CDS encoding cobalamin-independent methionine synthase II family protein: MLTITADKILPCTITGSWPRPHWFDMSMWGRPLDTCMMDVKYRERFQDALATVLSDQARAGIDILTHGDLHCDDDMAGRSWHHYPIQRWSGFSGDYLQSEETRSPWLRYPAGTLLNEIYTGWRWPRVVDKIEHRPLDYAKIWRMAQAKATKPVRFGTCCSQVMGLFLDIHTKKYKDNREVVWDMAVAMNKELLALRDAGCKCIQIEEPTLHFWANTYGKDHDNVKFMIEAFNREVQGLDDVELWIHTCWGNPNMQRVIENDSYRESFQLYLEALRGDVWTVEMRDRNMREIELFAPLKGQLKKKIAVGVVSHRTLQVELADQVANSVRTALKHIAPEQLIVSSDCGFGRQGCNRDIAFFKTVAIAQGTNQVRKELGLPTTYIPAADPQLQTDIVPKTSDR, from the coding sequence ATGCTTACAATTACTGCTGATAAAATTCTGCCCTGCACCATCACTGGCTCCTGGCCGCGCCCACATTGGTTCGATATGAGCATGTGGGGTCGTCCGCTGGATACCTGCATGATGGATGTGAAATATCGCGAGCGCTTTCAAGACGCGCTGGCGACGGTGTTGAGCGATCAAGCGCGCGCCGGCATTGATATTTTGACTCACGGCGATCTGCATTGCGACGACGACATGGCGGGGCGTTCGTGGCATCATTACCCCATTCAACGCTGGTCCGGTTTCAGCGGCGATTATTTGCAGTCGGAGGAGACGCGGTCGCCCTGGCTGCGCTATCCCGCCGGAACGTTGCTCAATGAAATCTACACGGGCTGGCGCTGGCCGCGTGTGGTGGATAAGATTGAGCATCGGCCGCTCGACTACGCGAAGATCTGGCGCATGGCACAGGCGAAAGCCACCAAGCCGGTACGATTTGGCACTTGTTGCTCGCAGGTCATGGGTTTGTTCCTGGATATTCATACCAAGAAATACAAGGACAACCGGGAAGTCGTCTGGGACATGGCGGTGGCCATGAACAAGGAACTGTTGGCGTTGCGCGACGCGGGTTGCAAGTGCATCCAGATCGAAGAACCCACGTTGCATTTCTGGGCCAACACCTACGGCAAGGACCATGACAACGTCAAATTCATGATTGAAGCCTTTAACCGCGAGGTGCAGGGACTTGACGACGTGGAACTCTGGATTCACACCTGCTGGGGCAACCCCAACATGCAACGCGTGATCGAAAACGACAGCTACCGTGAATCCTTCCAATTGTACCTCGAAGCGCTGCGTGGCGACGTGTGGACGGTGGAGATGCGCGATCGTAACATGCGCGAAATCGAATTGTTCGCGCCGCTCAAGGGCCAACTCAAAAAGAAGATCGCCGTCGGTGTGGTCAGCCATCGCACGTTGCAGGTGGAGCTGGCGGATCAGGTGGCCAACTCGGTTCGCACCGCGCTCAAACACATCGCGCCGGAGCAACTCATTGTTTCGAGCGACTGCGGCTTTGGCCGGCAGGGATGCAATCGCGACATTGCCTTCTTCAAAACGGTCGCCATTGCGCAAGGCACGAACCAGGTGCGCAAAGAACTTGGGTTGCCCACCACCTATATCCCGGCGGCTGACCCGCAGTTGCAAACCGATATCGTACCGAAGACTTCAGATCGCTGA
- a CDS encoding DUF3472 domain-containing protein, with the protein MKKTFILGFALLTGWSVSGALEIPAFTAYLSPNPYGARVSERSGISRWNDPAQQIQWFGEFKSTGKLHAAIVLQLRDHASTKLRLTVAEQSRELTVTNSDASEIVADFGEFNLSAPGYQRFTLESLNPAGQSAVTIKTLRLDGPATTDAHFNLQPRRNAASVHLSYPVARDLKVQAFYCELTGLEDPLWTYYMACGWHRGYFGMQVNSPTERRIIFSVWDSGDEAVDRDKVATADRVTLIAKGEDVYSGDFGNEGTGGHSHLKFPWKTGEKQRFLVTAKPVDDTHTIYSGYYFRPDTAKWMLISSWKAPKDGSWLRGLYSFSENFDGANGQLARKARFGNQWIQTETGRWIELTQASFSHDPTGKNDRLDRFMGVEAGQFFLHQGGFVPGFTRYGEKFDRPPTGQPPTDLDLPKLPEWHASR; encoded by the coding sequence ATGAAAAAAACCTTCATTTTGGGATTCGCCTTACTGACGGGCTGGAGTGTCAGCGGCGCCTTGGAAATACCCGCGTTCACGGCGTACCTCTCGCCCAATCCCTACGGCGCCCGCGTCAGCGAACGCTCCGGCATCTCCAGATGGAATGATCCCGCGCAACAAATTCAGTGGTTCGGCGAATTCAAATCCACCGGCAAACTCCACGCCGCCATCGTGCTGCAATTGCGCGACCACGCCTCGACCAAGCTGCGCCTGACCGTTGCCGAACAGTCGCGCGAACTTACCGTCACCAATTCCGACGCGAGCGAGATCGTCGCCGACTTCGGCGAATTTAATCTTTCCGCTCCCGGTTATCAGCGTTTCACTTTGGAATCATTGAATCCCGCCGGTCAAAGCGCCGTGACCATTAAAACGCTCCGACTCGACGGCCCCGCCACGACCGACGCTCATTTCAACCTCCAGCCCCGTCGCAACGCCGCCTCGGTTCATTTGAGTTATCCCGTCGCGCGCGACCTCAAGGTGCAGGCGTTTTATTGTGAACTGACGGGCTTGGAGGATCCGCTCTGGACCTACTACATGGCTTGCGGCTGGCATCGCGGCTATTTTGGCATGCAGGTCAACAGCCCGACGGAACGCCGCATTATTTTTAGCGTCTGGGATAGCGGCGATGAAGCAGTGGATCGCGACAAAGTGGCCACGGCGGATCGTGTCACCTTGATCGCCAAGGGCGAGGACGTGTATTCCGGCGATTTTGGCAATGAAGGCACGGGCGGCCACAGTCACTTGAAGTTTCCCTGGAAGACCGGAGAAAAACAGCGCTTCCTCGTGACCGCCAAACCTGTGGACGATACCCACACCATTTATTCTGGCTACTACTTTCGCCCCGATACCGCCAAATGGATGTTGATCTCGAGTTGGAAAGCGCCCAAGGACGGCAGTTGGTTGCGCGGGCTGTATAGTTTCAGCGAAAATTTCGACGGCGCCAACGGGCAGCTCGCGCGTAAAGCACGCTTCGGCAACCAATGGATCCAAACCGAAACCGGGCGCTGGATCGAGTTGACCCAAGCCTCCTTCAGTCATGACCCGACCGGCAAGAACGATCGCTTGGACCGCTTTATGGGCGTCGAAGCCGGCCAATTCTTTTTGCATCAAGGCGGTTTCGTTCCCGGCTTCACCCGTTATGGCGAAAAATTTGATCGCCCGCCGACCGGCCAGCCTCCCACCGATCTGGATCTGCCCAAACTACCCGAATGGCACGCGAGTCGTTGA
- a CDS encoding prepilin-type N-terminal cleavage/methylation domain-containing protein — protein sequence MIELAPLLRPHPSRSKAFTLIELLVVIAIIAILAAMLLPALASAKDKALRTKCVGNCKQIILAEHLYANENRDALPFPNWNPPWTAPNGQPLPGWLYTPVGSAPPNMVAAPYNVYPERAYETGLLWPSLKNRAIYWCPTDLATNTAGYKARNNKMSTYIMNGAVCGFGANVREGYKITSFKQDAFVSWEPNEFVPSGSTAYNDGSSYPSPDADGGLGRRHGKAGGVVMVVSGSVEFVKYDQWLKMAASTTKNSLWCNPVTANGR from the coding sequence ATGATTGAACTCGCCCCACTGCTGCGGCCTCACCCAAGCCGTTCAAAGGCCTTTACCCTGATTGAATTGCTGGTCGTCATCGCGATCATCGCGATCCTGGCCGCCATGCTCCTCCCCGCCTTGGCCAGCGCCAAAGACAAAGCGCTGCGCACCAAATGCGTGGGCAATTGCAAACAGATCATTCTGGCTGAACACCTTTATGCCAATGAGAACCGCGACGCCCTGCCGTTCCCCAATTGGAACCCACCGTGGACCGCACCGAACGGCCAACCCCTGCCCGGCTGGCTCTACACGCCCGTGGGCAGCGCGCCGCCCAACATGGTCGCCGCTCCCTACAACGTGTACCCCGAGCGCGCCTACGAAACCGGCTTGCTTTGGCCCAGCCTTAAAAATCGCGCTATTTATTGGTGTCCCACCGATCTGGCCACCAATACCGCCGGTTACAAAGCTCGGAACAATAAGATGTCCACTTACATTATGAACGGCGCAGTGTGTGGCTTTGGCGCCAATGTCCGTGAGGGCTACAAAATCACCAGTTTCAAGCAGGACGCCTTCGTTTCCTGGGAGCCCAATGAATTCGTGCCGAGCGGCAGCACAGCCTACAACGACGGCAGCAGCTATCCCTCTCCCGACGCGGATGGTGGGTTAGGCCGCCGCCACGGCAAGGCAGGCGGAGTGGTCATGGTCGTCAGCGGCAGCGTGGAATTTGTTAAATACGATCAGTGGCTCAAGATGGCGGCCTCAACCACCAAAAACAGTCTGTGGTGTAATCCTGTCACCGCCAACGGTCGCTAA
- the tdh gene encoding L-threonine 3-dehydrogenase — protein sequence MKALVKKQRQPGLWLEDVPEPTIGINDVLIRIKKTGVCGTDLHIYNWDAWAQKTIPVPMVVGHEFVGEIVEIGANVNDFRIGDLVSGEGHVVCGRCRNCMAGRRHLCKDTKGVGVNRPGAFAEYLALPMTNVWHQPPDIDLDVAAIFDPFGNAVHTALSFPVLGEDVLVTGAGPIGIMAAAVAKHAGARHVVITDVNDYRLALAKKMGVTVALNVKTGNLRDVQSQLGMKEGFDVGLEMSGNPAAFRDMLDNVCHGGKIAMLGIPSEPIAIDWNQVVFNMITIKGIYGREMYETWYKMTVMLESGLNIAPVITHRLPYTEFESGFAAMKSGNSGKVVLDWTVK from the coding sequence ATGAAAGCTTTAGTCAAAAAGCAGCGCCAACCGGGTCTCTGGCTCGAGGACGTTCCCGAGCCTACTATTGGCATCAACGACGTCCTCATCCGTATCAAGAAAACCGGCGTCTGCGGCACTGACCTGCACATTTACAATTGGGATGCTTGGGCGCAAAAAACCATCCCGGTGCCGATGGTAGTTGGTCACGAATTCGTCGGCGAAATCGTCGAGATCGGGGCGAACGTCAACGACTTCCGGATCGGCGATCTGGTCAGCGGCGAAGGCCATGTGGTCTGCGGGCGTTGCCGTAATTGCATGGCGGGACGGCGTCACCTCTGCAAAGACACCAAAGGCGTGGGCGTAAATCGCCCGGGCGCTTTTGCCGAATATCTCGCCTTGCCCATGACCAATGTCTGGCATCAACCGCCCGACATTGATCTGGATGTGGCCGCCATCTTCGATCCTTTCGGCAATGCCGTGCATACCGCCCTCTCCTTCCCGGTGTTGGGCGAGGATGTATTGGTCACGGGCGCGGGACCCATCGGTATCATGGCCGCCGCGGTGGCAAAACATGCCGGTGCGCGTCACGTCGTCATCACCGACGTAAACGATTACCGTCTGGCCCTGGCGAAAAAAATGGGCGTCACCGTCGCCTTGAACGTAAAGACCGGGAACTTGCGGGACGTGCAATCGCAGCTTGGCATGAAGGAAGGTTTTGATGTCGGATTGGAAATGTCCGGCAATCCGGCGGCGTTTCGCGACATGCTGGATAACGTCTGCCACGGCGGCAAAATCGCCATGTTGGGCATCCCCTCCGAGCCGATTGCCATAGACTGGAACCAGGTGGTCTTCAATATGATCACCATCAAAGGCATCTACGGCCGCGAGATGTACGAGACTTGGTACAAGATGACCGTGATGCTGGAGAGCGGTTTGAACATCGCCCCCGTCATCACCCATCGCCTGCCCTACACCGAATTTGAATCAGGCTTCGCGGCCATGAAATCCGGCAACAGCGGCAAGGTCGTCCTGGATTGGACCGTTAAGTGA
- a CDS encoding Gfo/Idh/MocA family oxidoreductase has translation MKYLPLLSSCLLAATVAGAADLRIGIIGSDTSHVPAFTKLFNDATDPNHVPGGKVTVLFKSGSPDIESSWSRVDQYATEVQEKFGVRLVDSVAALCKEVDVVLLESVDGRPHLEQARPVIQAGKPLFVDKPVAGTLRDAIELYRLAQANRVPVFTSSAYRYYRSLVDLRQQTQAQKIKGAISYGPCELEPHHPDFFWYGIHPTEALFTIMGPGCQSVVRVNTADTDVATGIWADGRTGVLYGVRNSWAHQVIAFGEKGVLEQKEGGDSYAPLVVEIMKFFQTGIAPVSPEESLEIYAFMEAADESKRQGGKPVKISDVMEKNGGAGMLSTSR, from the coding sequence ATGAAATATCTCCCACTTCTCAGTTCCTGTTTGCTGGCGGCCACGGTCGCCGGCGCCGCCGATTTGCGCATTGGCATCATCGGCTCGGATACCTCGCACGTGCCCGCCTTTACCAAACTGTTCAACGACGCCACGGATCCCAACCATGTGCCGGGTGGCAAAGTGACGGTGCTGTTCAAAAGCGGCAGTCCCGACATCGAATCAAGTTGGAGTCGCGTGGATCAATACGCCACGGAGGTTCAGGAAAAATTCGGCGTGCGGCTGGTGGATTCCGTGGCGGCGCTTTGCAAAGAGGTGGACGTCGTTCTTTTGGAAAGCGTGGACGGGCGGCCGCATTTGGAACAAGCCCGACCGGTCATTCAGGCGGGCAAACCGTTGTTTGTGGATAAACCCGTGGCGGGGACGTTGCGCGACGCCATTGAACTGTACCGACTGGCCCAGGCGAATCGCGTGCCGGTCTTTACCTCTTCCGCCTACCGCTACTACCGCAGTTTGGTGGACTTGCGGCAACAGACCCAGGCGCAAAAAATCAAAGGCGCCATTTCCTACGGTCCCTGCGAATTGGAGCCGCATCATCCCGATTTCTTTTGGTATGGCATCCACCCGACGGAGGCGCTGTTCACCATCATGGGGCCGGGCTGTCAATCCGTGGTACGCGTGAACACGGCGGATACCGACGTCGCCACGGGGATTTGGGCGGACGGACGCACGGGAGTGTTGTACGGCGTGCGCAACAGTTGGGCGCATCAGGTGATTGCTTTTGGTGAGAAGGGAGTGCTGGAGCAAAAAGAAGGTGGCGACTCCTACGCGCCGTTGGTGGTGGAAATCATGAAGTTCTTCCAAACCGGCATCGCTCCCGTGTCGCCCGAGGAAAGCTTGGAAATTTACGCTTTCATGGAAGCAGCTGATGAAAGCAAACGACAAGGCGGCAAGCCGGTGAAAATCAGTGACGTGATGGAGAAAAACGGCGGGGCCGGCATGTTATCAACCTCGCGTTAA
- a CDS encoding beta-galactosidase: MNAYKITVPLLLGLMAMFASAAAEQVLLRPDHQTDLAKFVTTDAVLERAGAAPASALRLITGTHQRWPGVTLPAPDGHWDLSPFANVIVAVRNTGTNRATLNCRVDNPGADGKLNCVNGAITLNPGENGSLRVLLRRASGGTLGGKLFGLRGYPVVLGGPETIKPNHITQILLFVSEPQATHQFDILTVSATGDYTPPTAWVTDADPFFPLIDTFGQYKHKDWPGKVHSLEELQQRRETEARELAAQRGPENWDQYGGWANGPKLEATGFFRTAKHNGKWWLVDPDGRLFFSHGIDCVLAIDVTPIEERASWFEDFPGAQAEFERFHTKAYALKGHYADRSPKCFAFASVNLQRKYGPDWRAVYPGVIHQRLRSWGLNTIANWSAGDVFLKRRTPYTDNVGSHGARMIEGSEGYWGKFPDVFDASFANSLRRAMAGKRKTSANDPWCIGYFSDNEMSWGDETSLALAALKSPADQPAKLALLADLKAKYVEIEKLNQGWGTTHDSWDALLATRETPDAYKARADLTAFYSHTAETYFRVVREAIQEVAPQQLYLGCRFAWVNRLADLAAGKYCDVISYNLYERSVADFKNPSHDKPLIIGEFHFGALDRGLFHTGLVPVENQAARAASYKEYVLGALRHPQFVGTHWFQYMDEPTTGRVYDEENYQIGFVDIADTPYAETIAASREVGRRLYVQP; this comes from the coding sequence ATGAACGCTTACAAAATTACGGTCCCGCTGTTGCTTGGTTTGATGGCGATGTTCGCTTCCGCCGCTGCCGAGCAGGTATTGTTGCGCCCGGATCACCAGACTGACCTGGCGAAATTTGTCACCACCGATGCCGTACTGGAACGGGCGGGGGCGGCGCCAGCCAGCGCGCTGCGACTCATCACTGGGACTCACCAACGTTGGCCGGGTGTGACGTTGCCCGCGCCGGATGGGCATTGGGACTTGTCGCCCTTCGCCAATGTGATTGTCGCGGTGCGCAACACCGGCACGAATCGCGCCACACTGAACTGTCGCGTGGATAATCCCGGAGCCGATGGCAAACTTAATTGTGTCAACGGCGCCATCACGTTGAACCCCGGTGAAAACGGCTCGCTGCGGGTGTTATTGCGGCGGGCGAGTGGCGGCACCCTGGGTGGCAAGCTGTTCGGCCTGCGCGGTTATCCGGTCGTCCTCGGCGGGCCGGAAACCATCAAACCCAACCACATCACGCAGATTCTGCTGTTTGTTTCCGAGCCCCAAGCCACGCATCAGTTCGATATCCTGACGGTCAGCGCCACGGGCGATTACACGCCGCCCACGGCCTGGGTCACGGATGCCGATCCGTTCTTCCCGCTCATTGACACCTTTGGTCAATACAAACATAAGGATTGGCCGGGTAAGGTTCATTCGCTGGAAGAACTGCAACAGCGGCGCGAAACCGAAGCGCGCGAACTTGCCGCGCAACGGGGGCCGGAGAATTGGGATCAGTACGGGGGGTGGGCCAACGGCCCGAAACTCGAAGCCACGGGATTTTTTCGCACCGCCAAACACAACGGCAAATGGTGGTTGGTGGACCCCGACGGGCGCCTGTTTTTCTCCCACGGCATTGATTGTGTGTTGGCGATTGATGTCACGCCCATCGAGGAGCGCGCGTCCTGGTTTGAAGATTTTCCCGGAGCGCAAGCAGAGTTCGAACGCTTTCACACCAAAGCCTACGCCTTGAAAGGCCATTATGCCGACCGTTCCCCGAAGTGTTTCGCCTTCGCGTCCGTCAATTTGCAGCGCAAGTATGGTCCGGATTGGAGAGCGGTTTATCCCGGGGTCATCCATCAGCGCCTGCGCAGTTGGGGACTTAACACCATCGCCAACTGGTCGGCGGGCGACGTGTTTCTGAAGCGGCGCACGCCGTACACCGATAATGTAGGCTCGCACGGCGCCCGGATGATTGAGGGCAGCGAGGGTTACTGGGGAAAATTCCCGGATGTGTTCGATGCGAGTTTTGCCAACAGCCTGCGCCGCGCCATGGCGGGCAAACGCAAGACGAGCGCGAACGATCCCTGGTGCATTGGCTACTTTTCCGATAACGAAATGTCCTGGGGCGACGAGACGTCGCTGGCGCTGGCGGCGTTGAAATCTCCCGCGGACCAGCCCGCGAAGCTGGCGTTGCTGGCCGATCTGAAGGCGAAGTATGTGGAGATCGAAAAACTGAATCAGGGGTGGGGAACAACCCATGATTCGTGGGACGCCTTGCTCGCGACCCGGGAGACTCCGGACGCCTACAAAGCCCGCGCGGATTTAACCGCGTTTTACTCGCACACGGCGGAAACTTATTTTCGCGTGGTGCGCGAAGCGATCCAGGAAGTCGCCCCACAGCAACTCTATCTTGGTTGCCGGTTTGCCTGGGTGAATCGCTTGGCTGATCTGGCCGCCGGCAAGTATTGCGACGTGATCAGTTACAATCTTTACGAACGCAGCGTGGCCGATTTCAAAAATCCGAGTCACGACAAACCGCTCATCATCGGGGAATTCCACTTTGGCGCGCTGGACCGGGGACTGTTTCACACCGGACTGGTCCCCGTGGAAAATCAGGCGGCGCGCGCGGCCAGCTACAAGGAATACGTGCTCGGAGCGTTGCGACATCCGCAATTTGTCGGCACGCACTGGTTTCAGTATATGGATGAACCGACGACGGGCCGGGTGTATGACGAGGAGAATTATCAGATCGGCTTTGTGGATATCGCCGATACGCCCTACGCGGAAACGATTGCGGCCAGCCGGGAAGTGGGACGACGCTTATATGTTCAACCGTAA
- a CDS encoding DUF3472 domain-containing protein produces the protein MTPTRMFQKFALTLSACLLALPLRAAESCEQPAPEVMAQAVGVKLPPLPWHLVNLWWEFDQPIKHFTSLEVNVTIDRDVPDTYNLYISPCGIAQINGLDFYGGLQSNINGWRNATNRTRVHPGKGAIFSRWSNDKKTPVGLENVRVAGADCLVESAGYEGEFASVRRPFDWSAGTYTYQIIKSDTEVTDGQTNTWFTCRVKKQDGDWFEVGRLRFEGSDFTFWARHSMFVEVYSTAKIPHSGIPKVNLTFSAPRVNGQLPNVKSAYAYYPHRANEPAAPDCANTVMDGDKFRISVGPIFVRDATQRRQNLFPVSN, from the coding sequence ATGACGCCAACCCGAATGTTCCAAAAGTTCGCGCTAACTTTGAGTGCGTGCCTGCTCGCGCTGCCTTTGCGCGCCGCTGAATCCTGCGAACAACCGGCTCCGGAAGTCATGGCGCAAGCGGTCGGAGTCAAATTGCCACCGTTGCCCTGGCATCTCGTCAACCTCTGGTGGGAGTTCGATCAACCCATCAAACACTTCACCTCGTTGGAAGTTAACGTCACCATTGATCGCGACGTGCCCGACACCTACAACCTCTACATTTCGCCCTGCGGCATCGCGCAAATCAACGGACTCGATTTTTACGGCGGCCTGCAATCCAACATCAACGGCTGGCGCAACGCCACCAACCGCACCCGCGTTCATCCCGGCAAAGGCGCCATCTTCTCGCGTTGGTCCAACGACAAGAAAACTCCGGTCGGTTTGGAAAACGTGCGCGTGGCGGGTGCCGATTGCCTGGTGGAAAGCGCCGGTTACGAGGGCGAATTTGCCAGCGTGCGCCGCCCCTTTGACTGGAGTGCGGGCACTTACACCTACCAAATCATCAAGAGCGACACTGAAGTGACCGACGGCCAGACGAACACCTGGTTCACCTGTCGCGTGAAAAAGCAGGATGGCGACTGGTTCGAAGTGGGGCGGCTGCGATTTGAAGGCAGCGACTTCACCTTTTGGGCGCGGCACTCGATGTTCGTGGAAGTTTACAGCACCGCTAAAATTCCGCACTCCGGCATTCCCAAGGTAAACCTCACCTTCAGCGCGCCGCGCGTGAACGGCCAGCTCCCCAACGTCAAAAGCGCCTACGCCTACTACCCGCACCGGGCGAATGAACCCGCCGCGCCTGATTGCGCAAACACCGTGATGGACGGCGATAAATTTCGTATCTCGGTAGGCCCGATCTTCGTGCGCGACGCCACGCAACGCCGCCAAAACCTATTCCCGGTTTCAAATTAA